Proteins found in one Vagococcus carniphilus genomic segment:
- a CDS encoding sulfite exporter TauE/SafE family protein yields MSVGIIYFFIIVFANTIGAVSGMGGGVLIKPMLDLIHVHPVAAISFYSSVAVLTMSFVSTYRQVKNGIEVKWPFAIRLSLGAVLGGLLGNYLFEWILKLYPEGREVQLIQIILTVITLLLSIIHSYDLIENRAYQGKGLTLISGLVLGFLASLLGIGGGPINVALLMFLFDIPIKRATVYSIITILFSQLTKVTSIFIVSDITRFDLAILYYIIPAAIIGGLLGAFISKKASDKSVNVLYQAVIILVLLLNIYNGLKLI; encoded by the coding sequence TTGAGTGTTGGAATTATTTATTTTTTCATTATTGTTTTTGCGAATACGATAGGGGCTGTCTCAGGAATGGGAGGCGGCGTTTTAATCAAACCGATGCTAGATTTAATTCATGTTCATCCAGTAGCGGCCATTTCATTTTATTCAAGTGTCGCAGTATTAACTATGTCTTTTGTTTCTACTTATAGGCAAGTAAAAAATGGGATTGAGGTTAAATGGCCTTTTGCAATCAGATTGTCACTTGGAGCTGTATTAGGAGGATTATTAGGCAATTATCTGTTTGAATGGATTTTGAAATTGTATCCAGAGGGACGAGAAGTCCAACTGATTCAAATTATACTAACTGTGATAACGTTACTTCTTTCGATTATCCATAGCTATGATCTTATAGAAAATCGAGCCTATCAAGGAAAAGGACTTACCTTGATTTCAGGATTAGTATTAGGCTTTCTAGCAAGTCTTTTAGGAATTGGTGGTGGACCGATTAATGTTGCACTTTTAATGTTTTTATTTGATATTCCGATTAAAAGGGCAACTGTTTACTCGATTATCACCATTTTGTTTTCACAATTAACAAAGGTAACTAGTATATTTATCGTATCAGATATAACAAGGTTTGATTTGGCAATTTTATACTACATTATTCCTGCAGCAATTATAGGTGGTTTATTAGGTGCTTTTATTAGTAAAAAAGCCTCAGATAAAAGTGTTAATGTGTTATATCAAGCAGTAATAATTTTGGTTTTGTTATTAAATATTTACAACGGACTCAAACTAATTTAA
- a CDS encoding DUF5067 domain-containing protein, producing the protein MSKFNLSKLLSILVMSLFLLGACASNEKKETSDSSSKATSSEVVKAKDVSFQPKNHQLITPTFELTLLTTELKKDIDGKDSWFIYAEMENKSKETILPETEWNTYIRFSDEEKGTESLYPHVLPKKDLDGSEYKTAIDNMSKELKANQRVKIGGLYALPEDKEVYLSVYDKEMNVFHSEKLKIPMK; encoded by the coding sequence GTGTCTAAGTTCAACCTATCCAAACTATTATCAATTTTAGTAATGAGCTTGTTTCTGTTAGGAGCGTGCGCATCTAACGAAAAAAAAGAAACATCTGATTCTTCGTCAAAGGCTACTTCTTCTGAAGTAGTTAAGGCGAAAGACGTTTCTTTTCAGCCTAAAAATCATCAATTAATCACACCAACTTTTGAGTTAACCTTACTAACAACGGAGTTGAAAAAAGATATTGATGGAAAAGATAGTTGGTTTATCTATGCTGAAATGGAAAACAAGTCTAAGGAAACCATCTTACCGGAAACGGAATGGAATACCTATATCAGGTTTTCTGATGAAGAAAAGGGAACAGAAAGTTTATATCCCCACGTACTACCTAAGAAAGATTTAGATGGTTCGGAGTATAAAACGGCGATAGATAACATGAGTAAAGAATTGAAGGCAAATCAACGAGTAAAAATAGGCGGTCTTTATGCTTTGCCAGAAGATAAAGAGGTTTATCTATCAGTTTATGATAAAGAGATGAATGTCTTCCATTCTGAAAAGTTAAAGATTCCTATGAAATAG
- a CDS encoding pectate lyase-like adhesive domain-containing protein, whose amino-acid sequence MKSNITKKLVVAGLSVSLLGGIGLNSTAIFGLPQTAGIEVEAATNAKEVKNIAQFEEALQNASVTEISVKGNIKFTKNITNIPARDLTINGNKEDGYTIDSGRFSIYGKNSSLKAANAGENNTFSIVNADIVGAQTDGRFFTGGSGNGPSSYGWDVYAKDVKYEGARFVHLSEGKLIFDGKNEINTRAENAWVHDLEFKEGSEYNGQAAMKDHGQFSAFYFNGRLVDGEATGKVDIGRDAKVNVKISPQSDVNYYYPVFYDKVYQVNVGEDAKLDVDAAGVAFQFIPRADYKNIPSLNLAYNSKVKFNGRGGGKYQAMKLQQYGTQINQDESSELVIYGNSANGVIESIYEYAGFNLYQAGNLDIANKKANAPLFRGDRTFIQGYGLDAIYTWNKDGGNYPNETIKDKFRDNEYFNTYVGLGGDAKNNDVSAEVFGPIEETRDNFQAADYGRVVFRAGGSEPGNGGSN is encoded by the coding sequence TTGAAATCTAATATAACAAAAAAATTAGTTGTAGCAGGTTTATCAGTTTCTCTATTAGGAGGAATTGGCTTAAATAGTACAGCAATCTTTGGTTTACCACAAACTGCTGGTATTGAGGTGGAAGCTGCAACAAACGCTAAAGAAGTAAAAAATATCGCACAATTTGAAGAGGCTTTACAAAATGCTTCTGTAACAGAAATTAGTGTAAAAGGTAATATCAAATTTACTAAAAATATCACTAATATTCCTGCTAGAGATTTAACTATTAATGGTAATAAAGAAGATGGGTATACAATTGACTCAGGTCGCTTCTCAATTTACGGAAAAAATAGTTCATTAAAAGCTGCTAACGCTGGCGAAAACAATACATTTAGTATTGTTAATGCTGATATCGTTGGTGCACAAACTGACGGCCGTTTCTTTACTGGTGGTTCTGGTAATGGACCATCTAGCTACGGCTGGGATGTTTATGCAAAAGATGTAAAATATGAAGGTGCTCGTTTTGTTCACCTTTCAGAAGGTAAATTAATCTTTGACGGCAAAAATGAAATCAACACGCGTGCTGAAAATGCGTGGGTTCACGATTTAGAGTTTAAAGAAGGTAGTGAGTATAACGGACAAGCAGCTATGAAAGACCATGGTCAATTCTCAGCCTTTTATTTCAATGGTCGTTTAGTAGACGGAGAAGCAACTGGTAAAGTTGATATCGGTAGAGATGCTAAAGTAAATGTAAAAATTTCACCACAAAGTGATGTTAACTATTACTATCCTGTCTTTTATGATAAAGTTTACCAAGTTAATGTTGGTGAAGATGCTAAACTTGACGTAGATGCAGCTGGTGTTGCTTTCCAATTTATTCCACGTGCGGACTATAAAAATATTCCATCATTAAATCTAGCTTATAATTCAAAAGTTAAATTTAATGGTCGTGGTGGTGGTAAATACCAAGCGATGAAATTACAACAATATGGTACTCAAATTAACCAAGATGAGTCTTCTGAATTAGTTATTTATGGTAATAGTGCTAATGGAGTTATCGAAAGTATTTACGAATATGCAGGCTTTAACCTTTACCAAGCCGGTAATTTAGATATTGCCAATAAAAAAGCGAATGCACCATTATTTAGAGGTGACCGTACATTTATCCAAGGATATGGTTTAGATGCAATTTATACTTGGAATAAAGATGGTGGCAACTATCCTAATGAAACTATTAAAGATAAGTTTAGAGATAATGAATATTTCAATACTTATGTTGGATTAGGTGGAGATGCAAAAAATAATGATGTATCTGCGGAAGTATTTGGTCCTATTGAAGAAACACGTGACAATTTCCAAGCAGCTGACTATGGACGTGTTGTCTTCCGAGCAGGTGGAAGCGAACCTGGTAATGGTGGGAGCAATTAG
- a CDS encoding SpaA isopeptide-forming pilin-related protein, which yields MKQKVLNKKFYQVMMSLFLGLISIMTLATVTAVAASEEGNTLMGEGNEQKIMDSSVPKARRVFNFTGLFSNNDTHIVPAAKNFSDYNLYDEETMKSVKKELGISGNIVAVPRNRAIQQGETLEGSHSSGPLSNQWSIEGEYGFVPTFSPRTEVTVYKEKSNGSYEKIEIYKNTGAAETEKVNDMGKYMVKKGEHAYVKFTNLGFYKGEPISVVMDTKVLKNQVSIGLMRPAEGIESSTSFMSVSGSGIGNQKQEEIGDENHYGANYVEVSYKFYNSKKDAEWKEKLADNKNAEMKVRGFFTYADFDYEESIGFNKDINISNLYVLQGGQKGDSKPMQPHVSDPFNPDKFLENYYTETDASGNKKVDEALVKQHAKDPLGLREGDLHAEKINPFHKYLNQYYFEDSDWISQLSFTTTDDGYRYFNRGSRSNVNEYRISNWLSFTYEETKSFDLRINVSAMESFSIFGNPVTFGRVDYDENLAKNNKAGHVFNPTSAGDYITFENELMFFKIIEKKLEQKGYADTTNKNEIRSIFEFFNSRATTDPNIDPSKVTIGFNPRYDYPVKEAKLNTDDKIKEYLADYYTEIYLKYKTQKVETNRQEQLLEFFYTKLTTVDKSIDSKAKYSPYGFNEDNISNFYLKDDMRPSKQKEIATKASTQNPNISAYFFSSTIFERNLKNYPAENGDIAGSFNLLRRKYGENTNNATSRAVQNVRARGSNVYFTSDTLLPISFPAPLKVTTKDDTDAETSKIENIVEWEIIQSVPPRVLNNSEPQYDIVDEINPLLKVRKEDVSVIDMTSGKNETAKWNISVQNNTLIVSAPRELLNETSFNNRHFKVTIKATVNKEYAEKISKEEFEKIISESDPNKKGMIKVPNVGKVLMAAREDEVGKPNHEMFTRPTYDDKEGVPTNANIKLFGNVNIEKVAEEDNNKRLKGAVFEVRDTDKKTVLATGETDGNGRLKLSNIPVGKVWLYETKAPTGYRPIQEKEITVFPYDHQENQYKIADTRSMLVGEFDKVEKSVKNQDRENIDGQLVAYDEILTYEITANIKDSNKPTEVAKIVLNDTLDKGLELVPNTTFIKKNAEAATNIPDTQVWKTTPDGQFVLNTESIQNLALVEKETLTFMFNVKVRKTAGLEVKNKATLTGFGFNDKNEEQTPTETTNEVKNHLSDPIWIRQVVVNKNGNLAIPKDTTKENRGYVKASNIDSQNEASIYSTVNITAPSNEFDKLPSYKKVNLSPKLANPNYRFEPIVPEMYNYKGYVLSDTDNTIDLNQLKTGLATIDLSKKNGRYLTVVLEPKETKIPLFYNWDYVLNDFNQINAKSKPIRIKFYKKQDGSDSHDVPAKLEDLKTFGDGVLLKEFTNLDSYYYKMPYIDKDKKLNQGTVLEDVTLKNTLNVNLLPKEIPINLYFTDKDGKEEESLAKSGDNGIQAKTAIEYLVGFSNYRTTQRAIDTQTNPNEIIVWYSIEYIPIIADF from the coding sequence ATGAAACAAAAGGTGTTAAATAAGAAATTTTATCAAGTAATGATGTCCTTATTTCTTGGACTAATTTCAATTATGACATTGGCGACTGTTACAGCAGTAGCTGCTTCTGAAGAGGGGAATACCTTAATGGGTGAAGGTAATGAGCAAAAGATTATGGATAGCTCAGTCCCTAAAGCCAGAAGAGTCTTTAATTTTACAGGATTATTTTCAAATAATGACACACATATTGTTCCTGCAGCGAAAAATTTCTCTGATTATAACTTATATGACGAAGAAACAATGAAATCAGTCAAAAAAGAATTAGGAATTTCAGGAAATATTGTTGCTGTTCCAAGAAATAGAGCGATTCAACAAGGGGAAACCCTGGAAGGAAGCCATTCAAGTGGACCTTTAAGTAATCAGTGGAGTATTGAAGGGGAATACGGCTTTGTTCCGACTTTTAGCCCAAGAACAGAAGTGACAGTCTATAAAGAAAAATCAAATGGCTCATATGAAAAAATAGAAATCTACAAAAATACAGGAGCTGCTGAAACTGAAAAAGTAAATGATATGGGAAAATACATGGTAAAAAAAGGCGAACATGCCTATGTCAAATTTACTAATTTAGGTTTTTATAAGGGCGAACCAATAAGTGTTGTAATGGATACAAAGGTTTTAAAAAATCAAGTTTCTATTGGTTTGATGAGACCAGCTGAAGGAATAGAGTCTAGCACGAGTTTTATGTCTGTTAGTGGGTCTGGTATTGGAAATCAAAAACAAGAAGAAATTGGGGACGAAAATCATTATGGTGCTAATTACGTTGAAGTATCCTATAAATTTTATAATTCTAAAAAAGATGCTGAATGGAAAGAGAAATTAGCAGATAACAAAAATGCAGAAATGAAAGTTAGAGGTTTCTTTACTTATGCTGACTTTGACTATGAGGAAAGCATTGGGTTTAACAAAGATATTAATATTAGTAATCTATATGTATTACAAGGTGGACAAAAAGGTGATAGTAAACCAATGCAACCACATGTGTCTGATCCTTTTAATCCAGATAAGTTTTTAGAAAATTATTACACTGAAACAGATGCTTCAGGAAATAAAAAAGTGGATGAGGCGTTAGTTAAACAACATGCTAAAGACCCACTTGGTTTAAGAGAAGGAGATTTACATGCTGAAAAAATAAATCCTTTTCATAAGTATTTAAATCAATATTATTTTGAAGATAGTGATTGGATTAGTCAACTAAGTTTTACGACAACAGATGATGGATACCGCTATTTTAATCGAGGAAGTCGTAGTAATGTTAATGAATATCGGATTTCAAATTGGTTATCTTTTACTTATGAAGAAACTAAATCATTTGATTTAAGAATTAATGTTTCGGCTATGGAAAGTTTTTCAATATTTGGTAATCCTGTTACATTTGGAAGAGTAGATTATGATGAAAATTTGGCGAAAAATAATAAGGCAGGTCATGTCTTTAATCCAACTAGTGCTGGTGATTACATAACTTTTGAGAATGAACTGATGTTCTTTAAAATAATTGAGAAGAAATTAGAACAAAAAGGTTATGCTGATACCACTAATAAAAACGAGATTAGAAGTATATTCGAATTTTTTAATTCAAGAGCCACAACAGACCCAAATATTGACCCGAGTAAAGTAACTATTGGATTTAATCCTCGTTATGATTATCCGGTTAAAGAAGCTAAATTGAATACTGATGACAAAATAAAAGAGTACTTAGCTGATTACTATACAGAAATATATTTGAAGTACAAAACGCAAAAAGTTGAAACTAATCGTCAAGAACAACTGTTAGAGTTTTTCTATACGAAGTTGACGACTGTTGATAAGAGTATAGATTCTAAGGCTAAATATTCACCATATGGTTTTAATGAAGATAATATTAGCAATTTTTATTTGAAAGATGATATGAGACCATCCAAACAGAAAGAGATTGCAACAAAGGCCTCAACACAAAATCCAAATATTTCAGCATATTTCTTTTCATCAACTATTTTTGAAAGAAATTTAAAAAATTACCCGGCTGAAAATGGTGATATAGCAGGCTCATTTAATTTGTTAAGAAGAAAATATGGGGAAAATACCAACAATGCAACTTCAAGGGCAGTACAGAATGTAAGAGCTAGAGGATCTAATGTCTATTTCACATCAGATACTCTATTACCTATCTCTTTCCCAGCACCTCTTAAAGTTACTACGAAGGATGATACGGATGCTGAGACAAGTAAAATCGAAAACATTGTTGAATGGGAGATTATTCAATCAGTACCACCAAGAGTGTTGAATAACTCTGAACCTCAATATGATATTGTGGATGAGATTAACCCACTGCTTAAAGTCAGAAAAGAAGATGTATCAGTAATTGATATGACAAGTGGAAAAAATGAGACAGCCAAATGGAATATATCAGTTCAAAATAATACATTAATAGTTTCTGCACCAAGGGAGTTGTTAAATGAAACTAGTTTTAACAACCGACATTTTAAAGTAACTATCAAAGCTACTGTAAATAAGGAATACGCAGAAAAAATTTCTAAAGAGGAATTTGAAAAAATTATTAGTGAAAGTGATCCAAATAAAAAAGGAATGATTAAAGTTCCTAACGTAGGTAAAGTATTGATGGCAGCAAGAGAAGATGAAGTTGGTAAACCGAATCATGAAATGTTTACAAGACCTACTTATGATGATAAAGAAGGCGTTCCAACAAATGCTAATATCAAACTATTTGGAAATGTTAACATCGAAAAAGTAGCTGAAGAAGATAATAATAAACGTCTAAAAGGAGCGGTCTTCGAAGTTCGTGATACAGATAAAAAAACAGTGCTAGCTACTGGAGAAACAGATGGGAATGGCCGATTAAAACTTTCGAATATACCTGTTGGAAAAGTTTGGTTATATGAAACGAAAGCTCCAACCGGCTATCGACCAATTCAAGAAAAAGAAATTACAGTTTTCCCTTATGACCATCAAGAGAATCAATACAAGATTGCAGATACTAGATCTATGTTAGTTGGTGAGTTTGATAAAGTAGAAAAATCAGTAAAAAATCAGGACCGTGAAAATATAGACGGGCAACTAGTTGCGTATGATGAAATTCTAACTTATGAAATAACGGCTAATATAAAAGATAGTAATAAGCCAACGGAAGTAGCTAAAATTGTTTTAAATGATACGTTAGATAAAGGCTTAGAGCTTGTTCCAAATACAACTTTTATTAAAAAGAATGCAGAAGCAGCAACTAATATACCAGATACGCAAGTTTGGAAGACAACACCAGACGGACAGTTTGTATTGAATACAGAGTCTATCCAAAATTTAGCTCTCGTTGAGAAAGAAACATTAACATTTATGTTTAATGTAAAGGTACGAAAAACAGCTGGATTAGAAGTCAAAAATAAAGCGACTCTTACTGGATTTGGATTCAATGATAAGAATGAAGAACAGACTCCAACTGAGACAACTAACGAAGTTAAAAATCATTTATCTGATCCAATTTGGATAAGACAAGTAGTAGTAAATAAGAATGGCAATTTGGCTATACCAAAAGATACAACTAAAGAGAATAGAGGCTATGTAAAAGCAAGTAATATTGATTCTCAAAATGAAGCAAGTATTTATAGTACAGTCAATATAACAGCACCATCAAACGAATTTGATAAATTACCATCATATAAAAAAGTTAATTTATCGCCTAAACTGGCTAATCCAAATTATCGTTTTGAACCAATCGTACCGGAAATGTATAACTACAAAGGATATGTATTATCTGATACAGATAATACGATTGATTTGAATCAATTAAAAACAGGTTTAGCAACAATTGATTTGTCGAAAAAGAATGGAAGGTATCTAACGGTTGTTCTAGAACCAAAAGAAACCAAAATTCCACTATTTTATAATTGGGATTATGTTTTAAATGATTTTAATCAGATAAATGCTAAATCAAAACCTATTAGAATCAAGTTTTATAAAAAGCAAGATGGTTCAGATAGCCATGATGTACCTGCTAAATTAGAAGACTTAAAAACTTTCGGCGATGGTGTTTTGTTAAAAGAATTTACTAATCTAGATAGCTACTATTACAAAATGCCTTACATTGACAAAGATAAAAAGTTAAACCAAGGAACAGTGTTAGAAGATGTAACACTAAAAAATACACTAAACGTCAATCTATTACCAAAGGAAATTCCTATAAATCTGTATTTTACTGATAAAGATGGGAAAGAAGAAGAATCATTAGCTAAAAGTGGGGATAATGGAATTCAAGCGAAAACGGCAATTGAGTATTTAGTTGGTTTTAGCAACTATAGAACGACTCAAAGAGCGATTGATACTCAAACAAATCCAAATGAAATAATTGTTTGGTACAGTATTGAATATATTCCAATCATAGCTGATTTTTAA
- a CDS encoding signal peptidase I, with amino-acid sequence MEVENKEEIKRKKVKKKKSSSGTNSKSGSKRTKSKSSSSSAKDSRNKTKTKKSSSSKKSKKGSNKGKKHVNNQTLEQVQVAQAVPRSTKSKLIGTIGNLIFYVTLIAVIAGAGLVYFGDKDANIFGYKIMTVLTESMKPNKKTEYKNGFEKGSLIFVKSQDPYELKKGDIITFNPVRGNKSVYLTHRVVGIDKEKKEKRQAFITTKGDANTGNDVPIGASQVQGKVVKSIPNAGFILSFLKKHIVVVAILLSTLFGIIVTLKYLRVAY; translated from the coding sequence AAGTCGGGTAGTAAAAGAACTAAAAGTAAATCTAGTAGTTCTTCAGCTAAAGATAGTAGAAATAAGACTAAAACTAAAAAAAGTTCTAGTAGTAAAAAGTCCAAAAAAGGTAGCAATAAAGGCAAAAAACATGTGAATAATCAAACTTTAGAGCAAGTACAAGTTGCTCAAGCAGTGCCAAGAAGTACCAAATCAAAATTAATTGGTACGATAGGCAATCTCATTTTTTATGTGACTTTAATTGCTGTAATTGCTGGAGCTGGACTAGTTTACTTTGGGGATAAGGATGCTAATATTTTTGGTTATAAAATAATGACAGTTTTAACTGAATCGATGAAGCCTAATAAAAAAACGGAATACAAAAATGGTTTTGAAAAAGGTTCTTTAATTTTTGTTAAATCCCAAGATCCTTATGAGTTGAAGAAAGGTGATATTATCACGTTTAATCCGGTTAGAGGTAATAAATCGGTGTACTTAACGCATAGGGTTGTCGGAATAGACAAAGAGAAAAAAGAAAAACGTCAAGCTTTTATAACAACAAAAGGGGATGCCAATACAGGTAATGATGTGCCAATAGGAGCTAGTCAGGTACAAGGAAAGGTTGTTAAATCTATTCCTAATGCTGGATTTATTTTGAGCTTCTTGAAAAAACATATCGTAGTGGTTGCTATTTTATTATCTACGTTGTTTGGTATTATCGTGACTCTTAAATACTTAAGAGTAGCTTATTAA